ACGAGCGGCTGATCCGCCAGTGCGGCGAAAGCGACGCCGGCTACCTGCGCGGGCAACTGCAGGAAGCGCGCTGGCTGCTGAAGAGCCTGGAGGCACGCGGCGAGACCCTGCTCAAGGTGACCCGGTGCCTGCTCAAGCAGCAGGCCGGCTTCCTGGAGTTCGGCGAGCAGGCGCTGCGGCCGCTGACCCTGCGCGAGATCGCCGGCGAACTGGGCCTGCACGAAAGCACCATCTCGCGCGCCATCGCCCGCAAGTACGTGCGCACCCCGCGCGGCACCATCCCGCTGCGCGCCTTCTTTGCCTCGGGCATCGACACCGACAGCGGCGGCGAGGCGTCCAGCACGGCGATCCAGGCGATGATCCGGCGGCTGATCGAGGCGGAAAATCCGCGCAAGCCGCTTTCTGACGCCAAGCTGGCCGACCTGCTGAAAAGTGCCGGCGTGCCTGTAGCGCGCCGCACCGTGGCGAAGTATCGTGAGGCCATGAACATTTCCGCCTCCCACGAACGCGTTCGAATCGGCTAGCGGCGGCGGCGATGGGTCATAGGTGTGAAACCCGAACCAAGGAGTATCCGATGCGTATCGAGACCTACGGCCAGCAGATCGAAGTCACCCCCGCCCTGCGCGAGTATGTGGAGACCAAGCTGCAACGGCTGAAGCGACACTACGAAGAAACCATCGAGGTCCGCGCCCAACTGGCGCTGCGCAAGCCCGACCACCACGTCGAGGCCACCGTCAATGTCCCCGGCCGCACCCTGCACGCCGACGCCAGCGCGCAGACCATGTACGCGGCGATCGACCTGCTCGCCGACAAGCTGGACCGGCTGATCATCAAGCACAAGGAAAAGAAGCACGACCATCATGCGGCCGAGGTGCGCGACAATCTCGCGTGATCCTCCCCACGTTGCGCCGCCATGCCCTTGACCGATCTGATGGCGGCCGTCAGCACCCAGGTGCTTCCGGCCGCCGATCGCGACACCCTGCTGCACACCGCCGCCGGTCTGCTGGCCTGCCAGCAGGCCGGCGCCGATGAACTCTTCGCCAGCCTGCGCGAGCGCGAACAGCTCGGCAGCACCGCCATCGGCCATGGGATCGCCATCCCGCACGGCCGTGCGCCGGACCTGGACGCCCCACGCGGCGCACTGCTGCGCCTGCAACAGCCGATCGATTTCGACGGCCAGGGCACCCTGGTCGACCTGATCTTCGCCATGGCGGTCCCGGCGCACTACACCCACCAACACCTGATGCTGCTGTCCGAACTGGCCGAGCAGTTCTCCATCGAGGAATTCCGCGACGCCCTGCGCAGTGCGCCGGACGCCGCCGCACTGTATGCGCTGCTCGGCGGCGCGCCACGGGCCGCCGCATGAACACCAGCATCGACGCACGCGAACTGTTCGACCAGCAGCGCGACCGCCTGGGCCTGCGCTGGCTGGCCGGGCACAAGGGCGAACACCGGGTGCTGGAGGCCGGCAATGCGGTCTCGCGGCGGCCGTCGCTGGCCGGCTACCTCAACACCATCTACCCCAACAAGGTGCAGATCCTCGGCACCGAGGAACTGGCCTGGCTGGACTCGCTGGACGCGCGCCAGCGCTGGGAGACCATCGAGAAGATCGTGCAGGTGCGGCCGCTGGCGCTGGTGGTCACCAAGAACCAGTCGTGCCCGGAGGACCTGCGCGCGGCCGCCGACGAATCCGATACGCCGCTGTGGGTCTCGCCCAAGCGCGGCCACGAGCTGCTCAATCACCTCTCCTACCACCTGGCCCGCACGCTGGCGCCGCGGGTGATCCTGCATGGCGTGTTCATGGAGATCTACTCGATCGGCGTGCTGATCACCGGCGAGGCCGGCTCGGG
This genomic stretch from Xanthomonas sacchari harbors:
- the raiA gene encoding ribosome hibernation-promoting factor, HPF/YfiA family, producing the protein MRIETYGQQIEVTPALREYVETKLQRLKRHYEETIEVRAQLALRKPDHHVEATVNVPGRTLHADASAQTMYAAIDLLADKLDRLIIKHKEKKHDHHAAEVRDNLA
- a CDS encoding PTS sugar transporter subunit IIA, whose product is MPLTDLMAAVSTQVLPAADRDTLLHTAAGLLACQQAGADELFASLREREQLGSTAIGHGIAIPHGRAPDLDAPRGALLRLQQPIDFDGQGTLVDLIFAMAVPAHYTHQHLMLLSELAEQFSIEEFRDALRSAPDAAALYALLGGAPRAAA
- the hprK gene encoding HPr(Ser) kinase/phosphatase — its product is MNTSIDARELFDQQRDRLGLRWLAGHKGEHRVLEAGNAVSRRPSLAGYLNTIYPNKVQILGTEELAWLDSLDARQRWETIEKIVQVRPLALVVTKNQSCPEDLRAAADESDTPLWVSPKRGHELLNHLSYHLARTLAPRVILHGVFMEIYSIGVLITGEAGSGKSELALELLSRGHRLVADDAPEFTQIAPDVLDGTCPELLQDLLEVRGLGVLNVREMFGDTAVKKNKYLRLIVHLTRPMTEPTPHGYERLTGDSGTRHVLDLDVPLITLPVMPGRNLAVLTEAATRLHILRTKGIDPAAMFIARHSNLLERRNP